From a single Maylandia zebra isolate NMK-2024a linkage group LG3, Mzebra_GT3a, whole genome shotgun sequence genomic region:
- the LOC143416611 gene encoding uncharacterized protein LOC143416611, giving the protein MGSLVSSAFLLTSLLALLFGCSSVLAQNLRQRDALCNTDGCFVVYFQCKTFLESWRACKEKGGNLATIKRKVDATAIATLFSTVDLRHSRTTVQVWIGLQRQPRQCTTTRPLRGFSWTTGDQDTEYTDWQNPDSPDSCSVPRCVFMGYSTEDQDHNFKWIDSACAVSADGYLCHYAYAGMCPPLWSEGEGNVTYTTPFNLLSALLTHVPVGSVATVRCPSGAKEEKTASCMTREDGSVGWTKETPLCSHSSISHDLCDQDNGGCGHFCMAAGGHVYCECADGYTLAPDERTCLDVDECLGGPCEQICVNTVGTFECQCHEGYDINDGGECEDIDECINDPCEHACENTPGSHICHCHLGYSLVPEHPRQCQDINECEIPGTCEQMCVNYEGGFECYCSEGFELMSDNYSCEKREEADDQYAVTPPSLWVTGQAGPLWDYGWNPEQRHTDWPTQEEESLDWLTESTRVLNSDVIWATSPPLVLDPLTQGTDKDEEEAVDRADWSNGDQRFQTELKVLSATASNTPHVLSSSATPDPYKEDEGEATTALRLYPTSTVEGAWNWGADLVTSSKIPQGSVTDMPEESSYHKEPEGETQTNLLRENFQFTEAELSKEEMTFVESTPSQNLAFPTRLASSQPPLTEDEEGDDSSDSVQTKGSTWLMVGLFIPICIFIVVMVALGFVYCNRYRVTAHDKNAADCYHWISGSHEKQGAPDPSAGAQSCV; this is encoded by the coding sequence ATGGGCTCCCTGGTGAGCAGTGCTTTCCTCTTAACCTCCCTGCTGGCTTTGCTTTTTGGATGTTCTTCAGTCTTGGCCCAGAACCTGAGACAAAGAGATGCACTCTGTAACACAGATGGCTGCTTTGTTGTCTATTTTCaatgcaaaacctttttggaaTCATGGAGGGCCTGCAAAGAAAAAGGTGGCAACCTGGCCACCATCAAGCGGAAGGTGGACGCAACCGCTATTGCCACTCTCTTTTCCACTGTGGATCTGCGCCACTCACGCACTACTGTCCAAGTATGGATTGGCCTTCAGCGCCAGCCTCGCCAGTGCACTACCACGCGCCCACTGCGAGGTTTCTCTTGGACTACCGGTGACCAGGACACAGAGTACACCGACTGGCAGAACCCGGACTCCCCTGACTCGTGTTCAGTGCCTCGCTGTGTGTTTATGGGCTACAGCACTGAAGACCAGGATCATAATTTTAAATGGATAGACAGTGCTTGTGCAGTCTCTGCAGATGGGTATCTGTGCCATTATGCCTACGCAGGCATGTGCCCTCCCCTGTGGAGTGAGGGAGAAGGCAATGTTACCTACACCACACCGTTTAACCTTCTAAGCGCACTGCTGACTCATGTACCCGTTGGATCTGTTGCTACCGTACGCTGTCCTTCAGGCGCCAAAGAAGAAAAGACGGCTTCATGTATGACGAGGGAAGATGGCTCAGTGGGATGGACCAAAGAAACTCCTCTTTGTTCTCATTCCTCTATATCACACGACCTATGTGACCAGGATAATGGTGGATGTGGGCATTTCTGCATGGCAGCTGGTGGTCATGTCTACTGTGAATGTGCTGATGGATACACGCTTGCACCAGATGAACGCACTTGCCTCGATGTAGACGAGTGTCTCGGAGGTCCTTGCGAgcagatctgtgtgaacaccgTGGGGACATTTGAATGTCAGTGTCACGAGGGCTATGATATAAACGATGGGGGTGAGTGTGAGGATATTGACGAGTGTATAAATGACCCATGTGAACATGCTTGTGAGAACACCCCAGGCTCTCATATCTGCCACTGCCATCTGGGCTATTCCTTAGTGCCTGAGCATCCCAGGCAATGCCAGGATATCAATGAGTGCGAGATTCCTGGAACATGCGAGCAGATGTGTGTGAATTATGAAGGTGGTTTTGAGTGCTATTGCAGTGAAGGCTTTGAACTCATGTCTGATAACTATTCATGTGAGAAGAGAGAGGAAGCAGACGACCAATATGCTGTCACTCCTCCTTCTCTTTGGGTCACAGGCCAGGCTGGACCTCTGTGGGACTATGGCTGGAACCCAGAGCAGCGCCACACTGACTGGCCTACACAGGAGGAGGAGTCTCTGGACTGGCTGACAGAGTCCACCAGAGTTTTGAATTCTGATGTAATTTGGGCCACCAGTCCCCCACTGGTGCTGGACCCCCTGACACAGGGAACTGataaagatgaagaagaagctgtAGACAGAGCTGACTGGTCAAACGGTGATCAGAGATTTCAGACTGAGCTGAAGGTTTTGTCAGCAACTGCCTCCAATACTCCTCATGTCCTTAGCTCCAGCGCTACCCCAGACCCGTACAAGGAAGATGAGGGTGAAGCTACTACAGCTCTTCGCTTATACCCCACCTCAACAGTAGAAGGAGCTTGGAACTGGGGGGCGGATCTCGTTACTTCAAGCAAGattccacagggttctgtcaCAGACATGCCTGAAGAGTCCAGTTACCACAAAGAGCCAGAAGGAGAAACACAGACGAATCTCCTCAGGGAAAACTTTCAGTTCACAGAGGCGGAGTTAAGCAAAGAGGAAATGACCTTTGTGGAATCTACCCCCAGTCAAAACCTGGCCTTTCCCACCAGGCTGGCTTCTTCCCAGCCGCCCCTAACAGAGGACGAGGAAGGTGACGACAGCTCGGATTCTGTCCAGACAAAGGGGAGCACTTGGCTCATGGTGGGACTCTTCATACCCATCTGCATCTTCATTGTCGTAATGGTGGCACTCGGTTTTGTCTACTGCAACCGCTATAGAGTTACGGCACACGATAAGAATGCCGCTGACTGCTACCACTGGATCTCGGGGTCTCATGAGAAACAGGGAGCTCCTGACCCCTCAGCAGGGGCGCAGAGCTGTGTTTAA
- the LOC143416613 gene encoding CAAX prenyl protease 2-like isoform X2, translating into MGIRFEGLIPAIILPLLLTMVLFLGPLMQLAMDCPWSFTDGIRVAFDPWFWMLCANDMRWLRNQVVAPLTEELVFRACMLPMLVPCAGPSTAIITCPLFFGVAHFHHVIELLRFRQGTLLGIFVSAVFQFSYTAVFGAYTAFIFIRTGHLIGPVLCHSFCNYMGFPAISTALEHPYRLTVLSSYLLGVLLFFLLLFPFTDPSYYSLPVCTLTSFPSSSCLS; encoded by the exons ATGGGAATCCGGTTTGAAGGCCTCATTCCTGCCATTATACTTCCTCTGCTCCTCACCATG GTCCTGTTTCTGGGCCCACTCATGCAGTTGGCCATGGATTGTCCGTGGAGCTTCACCGATGGGATCCGGGTGGCTTTTG ACCCGTGGTTCTGGATGTTGTGTGCCAACGATATGCGGTGGCTGAGGAATCAAGTGGTGGCGCCGCTAACTGAGGAGCTGGTGTTCAGAGCATGCATGTTGCCCATGTTGGTGCCCTGTGCTGGTCCTTCTACCGCTATCATAACCTGCCCCCTCTTTTTCGGAGTGG CTCACTTCCACCATGTGATTGAGTTGCTGAGGTTCAGACAGGGCACTCTGTTGGGTATTTTCGTCTCTGCAG TGTTTCAGTTTTCCTACACGGCAGTGTTTGGAGCCTACACAGCCTTCATCTTCATCAGAACAG GCCACCTGATTGGTCCGGTACTTTGCCACTCCTTCTGTAACTACATGGGTTTCCCTGCCATCAGCACAGCTCTGGAGCACCCTTACCGACTCACTGTCCTCTCCTCCTATTTGCTGGGggtcctcctcttctttctccttcTGTTCCCCTTCACCGACCCCTCCTATTACAGCCTCCCAGTCTGCACCCTCACCTCCTTTCCCAGTTCCTCCTGCCTCTCCTGA
- the LOC143416613 gene encoding CAAX prenyl protease 2-like isoform X1: MTEEDDLPANFLTEKMQHSSGELVPPDGLCWLSVLFCLMLACFYVGSLYVWRSHLPRDHPAVIKRRFTSVLIVSGLSPLFVWAWRESAGVVNGPSLLVLMGIRFEGLIPAIILPLLLTMVLFLGPLMQLAMDCPWSFTDGIRVAFDPWFWMLCANDMRWLRNQVVAPLTEELVFRACMLPMLVPCAGPSTAIITCPLFFGVAHFHHVIELLRFRQGTLLGIFVSAVFQFSYTAVFGAYTAFIFIRTGHLIGPVLCHSFCNYMGFPAISTALEHPYRLTVLSSYLLGVLLFFLLLFPFTDPSYYSLPVCTLTSFPSSSCLS, encoded by the exons ATGACAGAGGAAGATGATTTACCAGCCAACTTTTTGACAGAGAAGATGcagcacagcagtggagagcTGGTCCCTCCCGACGGCCTGTGTTGGTTGTCAGTGCTGTTCTGTCTGATGCTGGCTTGTTTTTATGTTGGCAGCTTATATGTGTGGAGGAGTCACCTGCCGAG GGACCATCCTGCTGTCATAAAGAGACGCTTCACCAGCGTCCTGATTGTGTCAGGGCTGTCGCCCCTGTTTGTGTGGGCATGGAGAGAATCTGCAGGCGTCGTG AATGGCCCGTCTTTGCTGGTTCTCATGGGAATCCGGTTTGAAGGCCTCATTCCTGCCATTATACTTCCTCTGCTCCTCACCATG GTCCTGTTTCTGGGCCCACTCATGCAGTTGGCCATGGATTGTCCGTGGAGCTTCACCGATGGGATCCGGGTGGCTTTTG ACCCGTGGTTCTGGATGTTGTGTGCCAACGATATGCGGTGGCTGAGGAATCAAGTGGTGGCGCCGCTAACTGAGGAGCTGGTGTTCAGAGCATGCATGTTGCCCATGTTGGTGCCCTGTGCTGGTCCTTCTACCGCTATCATAACCTGCCCCCTCTTTTTCGGAGTGG CTCACTTCCACCATGTGATTGAGTTGCTGAGGTTCAGACAGGGCACTCTGTTGGGTATTTTCGTCTCTGCAG TGTTTCAGTTTTCCTACACGGCAGTGTTTGGAGCCTACACAGCCTTCATCTTCATCAGAACAG GCCACCTGATTGGTCCGGTACTTTGCCACTCCTTCTGTAACTACATGGGTTTCCCTGCCATCAGCACAGCTCTGGAGCACCCTTACCGACTCACTGTCCTCTCCTCCTATTTGCTGGGggtcctcctcttctttctccttcTGTTCCCCTTCACCGACCCCTCCTATTACAGCCTCCCAGTCTGCACCCTCACCTCCTTTCCCAGTTCCTCCTGCCTCTCCTGA